A stretch of Arachis hypogaea cultivar Tifrunner chromosome 15, arahy.Tifrunner.gnm2.J5K5, whole genome shotgun sequence DNA encodes these proteins:
- the LOC112746855 gene encoding LOW QUALITY PROTEIN: uncharacterized protein (The sequence of the model RefSeq protein was modified relative to this genomic sequence to represent the inferred CDS: substituted 1 base at 1 genomic stop codon) has translation MAKKVPERAVPAMATLLTENAPLPAGVSEAAGPEDGPEDGPEDGPDAGLGEGGEVEVEGAGAPAEGAGEDAGGGVTGAGAGGGGVAFGAGTGAGGGDCFGVGAGADDDFGGGGVVVGGXVGAAPGACAMHDVANRPKIKNSCTARESITEAVLVMEKRKGWCREVSA, from the coding sequence ATGGCCAAGAAGGTTCCAGAAAGAGCAGTGCCAGCAATGGCCACCTTGCTCACCGAGAATGCACCGTTGCCAGCGGGTGTGTCAGAAGCAGCTGGGCCTGAAGATGGGCCTGAAGATGGACCTGAAGATGGGCCAGATGCTGGGCTAGGTGAGGGTGGTGAGGTTGAGGTGGAAGGAGCAGGTGCGCCAGCTGAGGGTGCTGGAGAAGATGCTGGTGGTGGTGTGACGGGTGCAGGTGCAGGTGGTGGTGGAGTTGCCTTTGGTGCAGGTACGGGTGCAGGTGGTGGTGATTGCTTCGGTGTTGGTGCCGGTGCCGATGATGACTTCGGTGGTGGTGGTGTGGTTGTTGGTGGCTGAGTGGGTGCAGCTCCCGGTGCTTGTGCTATGCATGACGTGGCAAACAGACCCAAGATCAAGAACAGTTGCACTGCACGTGAATCCATAACTGAAGCGGTTTTAGTGATGGAAAAGAGGAAGGGGTGGTGTAGAGAAGTTAGTGCTTAG